One part of the Gadus macrocephalus chromosome 8, ASM3116895v1 genome encodes these proteins:
- the selenop2 gene encoding selenoprotein Pb, producing MRCLLPLWLGASLPGLLWAAAVLLVEGDSDPSRICKPAPHWEVGGIAPMPELLGNVVVVALLKASUQFCLTQASKIGHLREKLSRSNLTDVAFMIVNEREFQSRAMYWELKRRAPPNVPVYQQGPLQDDVWEILDGDKDDFLVYDRCGLLTFHIVLPYSFLTQPYVEAAVRATSLKDICNCTETFLSGSMRNQTKMSMNSNHTADRDTTLPSHQPPHIHHHHHYHHHQQQQQHTPHKFDHMNHTHIPHQNHSSIHRS from the exons ATGAGGTGTCTCCTGCCCCTGTGGCTGGGAGCCAGTCTGCCTGGTCTACTGTGGGCCGCAGCAGTCCTTTTGGTGGAAGGGGACAGCGACCCTTCCAGAATCTGCAAGCCTGCCCCCCATTGGGAGGTGGGAGGAATAGCACCCATGCCAGAGCTGCTGGGAAATGTAGTTGTTGTGGCGCTGCTGAAGGCCAGCTGACAGTTCTGTCTCACACAGGCGTCCAA GATTGGACACCTGCGTGAAAAGCTGAGCCGCAGCAACCTGACCGACGTGGCGTTCATGATCGTGAACGAGCGCGAGTTCCAGTCCCGGGCCATGTACTGGGAGCTGAAGAGGAGGGCCCCCCCTAACGTCCCCGTCTACCAGCAGGGCCCTTTACAGGACGACGTCTGGGAGATCCTCGACGGAGACAAAGACGACTTCCTTGTGTATGACAG GTGTGGTCTCTTGACCTTCCACATTGTGCTACCCTACAGCTTCCTCACCCAGCCCTACGTTGAGGCAGCCGTGAGGGCCACCTCCCTCAAAGACATCTGCAACTGCACT GAGACCTTCCTCAGTGGTTCGATGAGGAATCAAACAAAGATGTCAATGAACAGTAACCACACAGCCGACAGAGACACTACACTTCCTTCTCATCAGCCTCCAcatattcatcatcatcatcactatcatcatcatcagcagcagcaacagcataCTCCTCATAAATTTGACCATATGAATCACACTCATATTCCTCATCAAAATCATTCCTCAATACATCGATCATAG
- the si:ch73-382f3.1 gene encoding uncharacterized protein si:ch73-382f3.1: MPYVTKNQTSRTSAPFWLKQNPEPWTWFWLCIEQTHSIGPGSGSTMGGCSAPNCSNSTTIGKQLFRFPKDAERRRIWAVNCRRDFEPPPHSRLCQDHFEPSQFEEVARSPAGGRKLRPNAIPTLFGIQEPPYPAITQPHFLLPLKPEPVERELGFEEHGYARHTPLPGMLMMMEEEEVEGHSEAHHCKQCLLLRRRLELETHTSARLRKELDEMKKRLFRLDRVERGLQGFLYEDQVRALSLSKRSRRAVWSPETVARAGKLRRAVGNKGYEYLRETGYPLPSYRTLCNRLETKITVTTHLSCEELAELGLGLMPPPSAYSPTGVGEVGEEEEEDDDGVVDQLIGVLS; the protein is encoded by the exons ATGCCCTACGTCACTAAGAACCAAACGTCGAGGACGAGTGCGCCATTTTGGCTCAAACAAA ACCCAGAGCCTTGGACCTGGTTCTGGCTCTGTATTGAGCAGACCCATAGCATTGGACCTGGATCTGGCTCCACCATGGGAGGCTGCTCGGCTCCGAACTGttccaactccaccaccataGGGAAGCAGCTGTTCAGGTTCCCGAAGGATGCGGAGCGCAGGAGGATCTGGGCCGTGAACTGCCGACGAGACTTCGAGCCGCCGCCTCACTCCAGACTGTGTCAG GACCATTTTGAGCCAAGCCAGTTCGAGGAGGTTGCGAGATCTCCTGCCGGTGGCAGGAAGTTAAGACCCAACGCTATCCCTACTCTCTTCGGCATCCAGGAGCCCCCCTACCCTGCAATCACACAACCTCACTTCCTGCTTCCTCTCAAGCCAGAACCAG TGGAGAGAGAGCTGGGTTTTGAGGAGCACGGCTACGCCAGACACACCCCTCTCCCCgggatgctgatgatgatggaggaggaggaagtggaggggcACAGCGAGGCGCACCACTGCAAACAGTGTCTGCTCCTCAGGAGGCGACTGGAGCTGGAGACGCACACCTCGGCCCGGCTGCGGAAGGAG cTGGACGAGATGAAGAAGCGCCTGTTCCGTCTGGACCGCGTGGAGCGGGGGCTGCAGGGCTTCCTGTACGAGGACCAGGTGCGCGCGCTGTCGCTCAGCAAGCGCTCCCGCCGCGCCGTCTGGTCCCCGGAGACGGTCGCCAGGGCGGGCAAGCTGCGGCGCGCCGTGGGCAACAAGGGCTACGAGTACCTGCGGGAGACGGGCTACCCGCTGCCCTCCTACCGCACGCTCTGCAACCGCCTGGAGACCAAGATCACCGTGACGACGCACCTCAGCTGCGAGGAGCTGGCGgagctgggcctgggcctgaTGCCCCCGCCCTCGGCCTACAGCCCCACGGGGGTGGGAGAGgtcggggaggaggaagaggaggatgacgaCGGGGTGGTGGACCAGCTCATAGGGGTGTTGTCCTGA